The DNA segment ATTGGAGTTGCAATCTACTCTCTTCTGCAATAATGCAAAATATAATAATAACAACAGACCCATATTTTAATGGGTCTGTGTTGTTTTAAGGCTTATATAAAATTATGTTTTTTCGCAGAATGATATTGTGATCTCTGCATTGATACGAATCTTTCGGTTTTTGGCTTTACCTGCATCAATTAATTCTTCAATTTTTGCTTTGTCATTTTTTAATTTCGGGATTCGTTTCTGAGAATTCTCATCATCGACTCCAAATCTTTCCAAAGAACGCCAGTTGTTTAAATTGTGATAATTTATTTTGAAACTGTAAATCTTGGAAAGTATTTCTTTAGCATCTTCTGGAGAAAATACGCCCTTGATCAGAAAAAATGTATTGTCTGTTTTGATGTTTGTATTTTTAATAGTATTTGTTTTCATCTTATTTAGAATTGAAATTGTAATAAAAATTTTTAAATCAACAATAAAATCCTCAACTATCTCTGAGATGTTCTATATTACTGCCCCTGCGCTAAAGAATAAGCCACTTTCCCGTCAAAAGAATATAGATTTTCGGTTTTTATGACATCAATATCTTCCTCTATAGCTCTGGTGAGTAACGTGGCAATATCAATTTTACTGATTTCCAGGCTTTGCTGAGGCCTGAATCTGCAGCGCCAGTGATCGGTACAGAAAGTCTCTTTGAAACCATCCGGCCAGACTTTGATTCCCCTGTTAGTAATTACATTAAGTTTTATGCCTCCTATTTCCAGGCGCTGTAATTTACCGGCCAGCTCATTGGCATCCGTACCGTTCCAGTGTACAAAAAGATCCACTCCGTCCAGTACTTTTTTAGCTTTGGCTCTGCGTCTGTACTTCGGAAGGTTAAGGGTATAATTATTCAGGTGCTGAACGGATTTTAACACTGATGGTTTTTTACCAAGATTAAGCACAACCGCTTGTGCAAATTCCTGTGTTCCAACTTTTTTTATACTTACGCCTTCTTTAAATATATCAGCGGTATGAATTCCGTCTTCCAATGTTTTCAGCCATGCATTATGTACTTTTTCAGCCACCTGGTTTTGTCCGATGTGATTCAGCATCATAATCGCTGCCTGAATAAGTCCGGAAGGATTCGCTACATTCTGTCCGGCTATAGCAGGAGCAGACCCGTGAATCGCTTCAAACATGGCACATTCTTCTCCTATATTTGCTGAGCCTGCAAGACCGACTGAACCTGTAAGCTGTGCTGCAATATCACTTAAAACATCACCATACAGATTAGGCATTACCACCACATCAAACAGTTCCGGTGTATCTGCCATTTTCGCAGCTCCGATATCAATAATCCAATGTTCATTTTCTATTTCAGGGTATTCAGCCGCGATTTCATTAAAAACCTGGTGGAACAATCCGTCGGTCTGCTTCATAATATTATCTTTGGTGAAGCATGTTACTTTTTTTCTGTTCTGCTGTTTGGCATATTCAAAAGCATAACGGATGATTTTTTCGCATCCCGGCCTGCTTATCAGTTTTAAACATTGCACTACTTCATCCGTCTGCTGATGCTCAATTCCTGCATACAAATCTTCTTCGTTCTCTCTTACGATCACAATATCCATTACGGGATGTTTGGTTTGTATAAAGGGATAAAAGCTTGCACAAGGCCTTACATTGGCATACAAGCCCAGAAATTTTCTGGTGCTGACGTTAAGGCTCTTGTATCCGCCACCCTGAGGGGTTGTGATGGGTGCTTTCAGGAATATTTTATTACGCCTGATTATTTCCCAGGATTCATCGCTGATACCTGATGTGTGTCCTTCAAGGTAAATTTTTTCTCCGATTTCAATTTCATTAATTTCAATTCTCGCACCTGCTGCTAAAATGATCTTTAGCGTTGCATTCATAATTTCGGGACCGATGCCGTCACCTTTGGCTACTGTAATTGTTGTCATAATACTTTTTTTACATGACAAAGTTGTGCATTTTAATTCATTTATTTTTATTTATATTTGTAATTGATAACATAAAATAATTTTATGAATTATACGCTTAATCAGCTTCAGATTTTTTTAAAAGTTGTACAAACAGGAAGCGTAACCAAAGCGGCGGAAGCGTTATTTCTGACACAGCCTGCAGTTTCAATCCAGCTGAAAAATTTCCAGGATCAGTTTAATATTCCCTTAACGGAAGTTGTCGGCAGAAAGCTTTATGTAACCGACTTCGGTAAAGAGATTGCGCATGCAGCGGAAGAAATTGTGAACCAGATTCATTCCATCAACTATAAAACGTTGGCATATCAGGGACAGGTAACCGGAAGGCTGAAAATTTCGGTTGTTTCCACCGGGAAATATGTAATGCCTTATTTTCTTTCGGGTTTTATCCGTCAGCATCCCGGAATTGAACTTGTAATGGATGTTACCAATAAGGAAAAAGTGATTGAAAGCCTGGAAAACAATGAGGTAGATTTTGCCCTTGTATCAATCTTGCCAAGTGCATTAAATATTGAACGGATGGATCTCCTTCAGAATAAACTTTACCTTGTAGGGAATTCCCAAAACAGCGAGCAAACCATCACGCTGGAAGATTTTGAGAGCATTCCTTTAATTTTCAGGGAGAAAGGATCCGGAACGCGAACAACTATGGAAGGCTTTATCAAACATAAAAACATCTCTGTTTTAAAAAAAATGGAACTCACATCCAACGAGGCCGTAAAACAGGCATTACTGGCAGGATTGGGCTATTCTATCATGCCGCTTATCGGAATCAGAAATGAACTGTACAATCAGGAGCTGAAAATCATTCCTATCAAGGGTCTTCCCATAAAGACCATGTGGAGTCTGATCTGGATGCGTGGTAAAAAACATTCCCCGGTTTCTGAACTGTATTTACAGTATCTTCAAAAAGCCAAGGCAGAGATTATCGAAGAAAGGTTTAGCTGGTGTGAGCAGTATTAGGATGTTTGCAAGTTTCTTGAAAAAATACAAATCGGGCTGCCTTTTCAAGGCAGCCCGATTGTTTAATGTTGAATTGGTGTAACCTTTTCAGTATTACGATAATTTATTATTAATTCATTTCCTGAACATAAAAACTAATTGTATCCAGTTTAATATTAAATGCTCTTGATTCACCGGTTGTTGTAACAGCATTTTTTGCATTTAGAAAATATATACTGTCGTTTTTAATGATAAAAACTCGTTGGAGAATTTCCCATGAAATTTCAGATTCTTTTCCGCAAGAGGTTATTACAAAATACGGATTCGTTATTGCACCACCTTTTGATTCTACATTGCATTTACAATCTTTTTTCAAATTATAGCATTCTGCAAGCGGTGGTGAATACCAGTCAACAGTATCACCTTCTGCATTTACAACAGGTGGTGTTTTATAATGGTAAACATTCTCGAATTTATTTCTAACATCTAACGGAAGATCTTTATAGGTTATTCCTTTTTTTTCCGGCTGCGAGCAGCTGTAAAGAAAAAATAGCAAACATATTGTGAATAGTGGCTTCATACTTCTGTAAGTTTTTTTAACAATCAATGCTATATAAAAACTCCCTTACAAATGCAAGGGAGAAATATTTAATAAAAATTATTTTTAATATAATTTCTATTTGTTAACTTTTTTCGTTGCTTGTATAGCATCTCTTTCAAGTTCTTTTTTGTAAATAAATTTTTGAGAAAAATCATCTTTCATAACAAGATAATGTGACTGGAGTTCCCAAATATCTATTTCATTTTTATAGAAATCAAGGCTTTCAATATAAAAGTTATGCTCCGAATCAATTTTAAACCATTCAGTTACTGTTTTATCAGAATCATCATAGATATATAAAATATCAGAATTATTTTTAGAATTATTCCAAAATTTAATTATTCTTCGATAAATACTTTTGTCACTTTCTATAGTAAGCATAATCTTTTCTATTAATAATTTATCAAGATTAAGATATTCGTATGGATGTATATATCTTGGTGTAGATCCAAATAAGAAATCTTCATTATCATCAAAATAAAAATCGGGATCAAGTTCTACTGTAAAGGTAGTAGAATCACCATATAATGTATATTCTATATTAATTCGCATATCTCTATTGTTTTTTACCTAAATTTCCTCCAGTAGATCTGGTTTCAAATGCTTTATTAAATGATTTCATGAATTTTTGGGCAGTTGCTTTATTCACTGTACCTTTTTCAACTAATCCTCCCAAATGTTCAGTTAATTCACCTTTATTCCACGAAGGTAATGAACTTAGGTCAATTCCAGGAATTTTAGCATTAGCTAAGCCTGGATTTTTTGTAATATTTGATACAGGATTTCCAATCTTTTTTAATTGTGCAGAAAAAGTTTCTATATCATTTATATTATTAGCAAATAATTTTCTAATGAAATCACAATTATTATGTACTAAAACAGCCTGATCTGAAACAAAATAGTTATGATTATCTTTTACCTCAAAATTATACACTTCTTCATCCCTTACATATAATTCTGTTGATAGTATCTTTAATTTAGAACCATCTTTTAAAAATAAATGATCACCCTTTTTTATTTTGCTTGCTGCCACCCAATTTTTATTAATATAAAATGGATGAGTAGGTGTACATTCAATAATTACTCCATCTGCAGTAATCTTGATTATTTCAGATGTGTTATTATTAAATAGTGTTACAACTTCTTTTAGTTCATTTAATTGTTTAGTTTCATTATATGACCATACCCTATCTCCAACAACTACTTCTTCAATTGGTTTAAATCCTTTCTCAGTAGATATTAATGTACCTTTAACAAAACAAAAACTCTCTAAAGTTTTCATGCCCTTTACAATGCTTGAATAGTTAGTTCCTATTTTTGGAACAATTTCTTCTTCCATTTTTGATGCCATTTTCATTTCTCCTTGAGGTGCATGTATCGCAGCAACCGGATCCCATATCATAGATTGGTCAAATATAAAGAACTCTATATTTCCTAAAAATTTGTCCGAAGCTTTACCATTATTTAGAACTCTTGCGCCCATGGTGTAAGGAGCAGCTTTACGGGTAACATTATCGACAGCAATCAATACTTTTGCAAATTGCATTGCTAATTTTTCTTTATAGCTACTTTGGCTTCCCTTACTTTGTTTACCATTTGGATCTATATAAACGATAGGGTTTTGATACGTATAAATATAAGGATTCAAATTTCCCAAGTAGAAAACTCCACCGTTATGCTGACCATCTCCATAAAATTCACTTTCCATAGAAGGATTATAAACAGCCAAAGGATCAACACCATACCAAACACTTACTCTTGGATTATAATATCTTGCACCATAATAATAAAGTCCAGTTTCTGAATCTAATTCTTTAGCATTGAATTTATATGGATTATCATATACGCCGGACTGCTGCTCCATCATAGTCTCTCCGAATGGCAAATTCAGGAAAAATTGTGTTGTTTCAGAGTTATCATCTGTAACAAAGCTTGCTGTCCCCAAATGATCGGTATGAAGATAATATAATCCCGGCTGTCCTCCCATTCCTGGAGGCGCCTTTGCAGTTCCTAATTCGGACGAAACCGCTCCATCAATTTCCATTTTCTGTAAATAATTCCTGAAATCTTTCGCAGGATCAATTTCCTTCACATCTTTATTCGGAGCCTTTATGGTTGTTGGAATAAAGATATCATTATGAGGTTCGATACGGCTTGCAAAACGGGTTGTACCTTCAAAATAATTTTTGGTGTACTGTCCATCGGAAGTTACCACTACATAAGGGTTGGGATACAATTTGTAATGATCAATACCTATACTTCCCGGATCTACCAAGGCTCCGTTCTGATACAATTGTGAACCTCCGGTTAGACTGTATTTAATCGTTCTTTCCCCTTTATCGTCATACATATAATACTGGTAAAGCCCATTATCTGGATCTGATAAAGCTTTCAATCGGTCCTGCTCATCCCATGACATTTCATGTATTCTGTACTCATCCTTATGCATGATGGTATTTCCATTACTATCATACTTAAAATCCTGTGTATTGCCAAAATAGCTGTCACCGATCTTTTGAATCATGTGAGTACCATCAAT comes from the Chryseobacterium nepalense genome and includes:
- a CDS encoding NADP-dependent isocitrate dehydrogenase, with translation MTTITVAKGDGIGPEIMNATLKIILAAGARIEINEIEIGEKIYLEGHTSGISDESWEIIRRNKIFLKAPITTPQGGGYKSLNVSTRKFLGLYANVRPCASFYPFIQTKHPVMDIVIVRENEEDLYAGIEHQQTDEVVQCLKLISRPGCEKIIRYAFEYAKQQNRKKVTCFTKDNIMKQTDGLFHQVFNEIAAEYPEIENEHWIIDIGAAKMADTPELFDVVVMPNLYGDVLSDIAAQLTGSVGLAGSANIGEECAMFEAIHGSAPAIAGQNVANPSGLIQAAIMMLNHIGQNQVAEKVHNAWLKTLEDGIHTADIFKEGVSIKKVGTQEFAQAVVLNLGKKPSVLKSVQHLNNYTLNLPKYRRRAKAKKVLDGVDLFVHWNGTDANELAGKLQRLEIGGIKLNVITNRGIKVWPDGFKETFCTDHWRCRFRPQQSLEISKIDIATLLTRAIEEDIDVIKTENLYSFDGKVAYSLAQGQ
- a CDS encoding LysR family transcriptional regulator — translated: MNYTLNQLQIFLKVVQTGSVTKAAEALFLTQPAVSIQLKNFQDQFNIPLTEVVGRKLYVTDFGKEIAHAAEEIVNQIHSINYKTLAYQGQVTGRLKISVVSTGKYVMPYFLSGFIRQHPGIELVMDVTNKEKVIESLENNEVDFALVSILPSALNIERMDLLQNKLYLVGNSQNSEQTITLEDFESIPLIFREKGSGTRTTMEGFIKHKNISVLKKMELTSNEAVKQALLAGLGYSIMPLIGIRNELYNQELKIIPIKGLPIKTMWSLIWMRGKKHSPVSELYLQYLQKAKAEIIEERFSWCEQY